The Tautonia marina genome contains a region encoding:
- a CDS encoding CIA30 family protein: MTRTACWFLVAMLTSSVGLGSQPTTEDEDGHTIRPLFNFSQADASAAWRSVNDGVMGGVSEGSFRISEEGVLRFFGTLSLENNGGFASIRSVPGQMNLGPDDVIVLRVRGDGREYLLNLYVPTTRIAYSYRAPMPTVAGKWIDVRVPIQAFVANSFGRPVPGAGPVDPKRVTSIGITLSDKKSGSFTLEVASIGVESARLKEPSTRTFTYTETEHGPLEMVIHFPSGWEPTDHRPAIVFFFGGGWTNGSIAQFEPQAEYLAQRGIVAARADYRVKSRQEVTPKDCVDDAFAAVRWLTDHANELGIDPDRLISSGGSAGGHLAACTALSPAVEGAPEPSRPAALVLFNPVLRFDGQPQLMERIGNDDAIGRRISPTLHLDSTSPPTLLFYGNEDRLIDQGREFLDRATEVGVLASLFLAEGQGHGFFNRPPWRDRTTARMDAFLTELGYLEAKQ; encoded by the coding sequence ATGACACGTACAGCCTGTTGGTTTCTCGTCGCGATGCTGACCAGCTCGGTGGGACTTGGCTCTCAACCAACCACCGAGGACGAGGACGGCCACACGATTCGCCCCTTGTTCAACTTCTCCCAGGCCGATGCATCGGCCGCGTGGCGAAGCGTGAACGACGGAGTGATGGGAGGAGTTTCCGAGGGATCGTTCCGGATCTCCGAGGAAGGGGTCCTGAGATTTTTCGGGACCCTCTCTCTGGAGAACAACGGCGGGTTCGCCTCGATCCGTTCCGTTCCGGGTCAGATGAATCTTGGACCGGACGATGTCATCGTCCTTCGCGTTCGGGGAGACGGTCGCGAGTACCTACTGAATCTCTACGTCCCGACCACTCGGATCGCCTACTCCTACCGCGCTCCGATGCCGACCGTCGCCGGCAAGTGGATCGACGTTCGCGTGCCGATCCAGGCGTTTGTCGCGAACTCCTTCGGTCGTCCCGTCCCTGGAGCGGGCCCAGTGGATCCCAAGCGGGTGACGTCGATCGGAATCACCCTCAGCGACAAGAAGTCGGGAAGCTTCACTCTGGAAGTCGCCTCGATCGGGGTTGAATCCGCGAGACTCAAGGAGCCCTCCACCCGGACCTTTACCTACACCGAGACGGAACACGGTCCTCTGGAGATGGTGATTCACTTCCCAAGCGGATGGGAACCGACCGATCACCGGCCGGCGATCGTCTTCTTCTTTGGCGGTGGCTGGACCAACGGCAGCATTGCCCAGTTCGAGCCCCAGGCCGAGTACCTTGCCCAACGGGGGATCGTCGCCGCCCGGGCCGACTATCGCGTCAAGTCTCGCCAGGAAGTGACCCCTAAGGATTGCGTGGACGATGCCTTCGCCGCCGTTCGATGGCTCACCGATCACGCCAACGAACTCGGGATCGACCCCGATCGACTCATCTCTTCCGGAGGATCGGCCGGTGGTCACCTCGCAGCCTGCACAGCCTTGAGTCCGGCTGTCGAGGGTGCCCCGGAACCCTCTCGCCCCGCTGCCCTCGTCTTATTCAATCCCGTCCTGAGATTCGACGGCCAGCCCCAGCTCATGGAGCGCATCGGTAATGATGACGCGATCGGCCGTCGCATTTCACCGACCTTGCATCTTGATTCAACATCTCCGCCGACCCTCTTGTTCTACGGAAACGAGGATCGGCTGATCGACCAGGGACGTGAATTCCTGGATCGAGCGACCGAGGTTGGCGTTCTGGCTTCGCTGTTTCTTGCCGAAGGCCAGGGGCACGGCTTCTTCAACCGCCCCCCCTGGCGCGATCGGACGACGGCAAGGATGGACGCGTTTCTCACCGAACTCGGCTACCTTGAAGCCAAGCAATGA
- a CDS encoding sulfatase, translating into MSTERPPNLLLVVIDDLGWSDLGCYGADLHETPHLDRLAEQGGRFSAAYAAPVCTPSRAAIMTGKHPARLHMTVWSEAARQRSSLNNRPLLPPVTRADLPHHERTLAEWLRPAGYLTAHVGKWHLGDSSHYPETQGFDLNVGGTHWGAPPTFFFPYHGRWSNTEEYRYVPGLPWGKPGEYLTDRLTEEALKILEAAGDQPVFLSVNYYAVHTPIEAKPELVAYYQKRRSPDDQHQNPTYAAMVQTVDENVGKLLAGLDRLEIAQNTLVVVVSDNGGYINDYRGVPVTTNHPLRSGKGSLYEGGIRVPLIIRLPGGAANEAVIDTPVTLMDLFPTFLDVAGVAVEPELIEELDGKSLVPLLDDEPSAWAGHDALYWHFPHDYPTTTPVGAIRAGNWKLLEYFEDGRLELYNLARDPGELENLASAQPERTAELHQQLIDWRARVDAQMPEPNPAYLANP; encoded by the coding sequence GTGTCCACCGAGCGACCACCCAACCTCTTGCTTGTGGTGATCGACGACCTGGGCTGGTCCGATCTTGGCTGTTACGGGGCTGATCTGCACGAGACACCGCACCTCGACCGCCTCGCAGAGCAGGGGGGGCGTTTCTCGGCGGCCTATGCGGCGCCGGTCTGCACTCCATCTCGCGCTGCAATCATGACTGGTAAGCATCCGGCCAGGCTGCACATGACGGTCTGGTCCGAGGCAGCCCGCCAACGGTCGTCCCTCAACAACCGGCCGCTTCTTCCACCGGTGACCCGAGCGGACCTGCCACATCACGAGCGAACCCTGGCCGAGTGGCTCCGTCCGGCAGGGTATCTGACGGCCCACGTTGGCAAGTGGCACCTGGGAGACTCAAGCCATTATCCCGAGACTCAGGGATTCGACCTCAACGTTGGCGGCACCCACTGGGGAGCGCCTCCTACCTTCTTTTTCCCGTATCATGGGCGATGGTCGAATACCGAGGAATACCGATACGTTCCGGGGCTACCTTGGGGAAAACCGGGAGAATACCTGACGGATCGGCTCACCGAGGAAGCCTTGAAAATTCTCGAAGCCGCAGGCGATCAGCCCGTCTTTCTCAGCGTGAACTACTACGCCGTACATACTCCCATCGAGGCCAAACCCGAACTCGTTGCATACTACCAGAAACGACGCTCCCCCGATGACCAGCACCAGAACCCGACGTATGCCGCCATGGTCCAGACGGTCGACGAGAATGTTGGCAAACTGCTCGCCGGTCTGGATCGGCTTGAAATTGCGCAAAACACGCTGGTGGTTGTCGTTTCCGATAACGGTGGTTACATCAACGATTACCGTGGAGTTCCGGTCACCACCAATCATCCGCTCCGATCCGGCAAAGGGTCACTCTATGAAGGGGGCATCCGCGTGCCGCTCATCATCCGTCTGCCGGGTGGTGCGGCGAACGAGGCAGTGATTGACACTCCGGTCACGCTCATGGACCTGTTCCCGACTTTTCTCGACGTTGCCGGCGTAGCGGTGGAACCGGAGCTGATTGAGGAACTCGATGGGAAAAGCCTCGTCCCTCTGCTCGATGATGAACCGTCGGCATGGGCTGGGCACGATGCGCTCTACTGGCACTTTCCCCATGATTACCCGACCACAACACCCGTTGGTGCCATTCGAGCCGGTAACTGGAAGCTGCTGGAATATTTTGAAGACGGTCGACTCGAACTCTACAACCTGGCCAGGGATCCCGGCGAGCTCGAAAATCTCGCCTCAGCACAGCCCGAACGGACGGCTGAGCTGCACCAGCAGCTGATTGACTGGCGAGCCCGTGTCGATGCCCAGATGCCCGAGCCGAATCCTGCCTACCTGGCCAATCCCTGA